In Bradyrhizobium sp. 195, the sequence AACGTCATCATTCCGCTGGCCAAGCCCGGCATCGTCATCGGCTCGATCTTCGTCATCACCATCGTGATGGGCGATTTCATCACGATCGGGGTGATGGGCGGCCAGCAGATCGCCGCCGCCGGCAAGATCATCGAGACGCGCGTGAACGCATTGCAGTTCCCTGCGGCGGCAGCCAACGCCGTGATCCTGCTCGCCATCACCTTCCTGATCATCTCCATGATGTCGCGCATCGTCGACATCAAGAAGGAGCTCTAGAGCATGAAGGAAGGACGCCCGCGCTCGTTCTACGTGCTCGCGATCTTCTTCGCGGCCTATGTGCTGTTTCTCTACGGCCCGATGATCGCGATCTACGTGCTGTCGTTCCAGGGGCCGCAGGGCGGCCTCACCTTCCCGATGAACGGCGTGTCGACCTTCTGGATCGCGAAACTGTTCCAGGGCACCGGCATCGTCGATCTCGGCGCCGCCTTCCGCCGCTCGCTGCTGCTCGGCATCATCGTCATGACTGTCACCGTCGTGCTCTCGGTCGCCGCCGGCATGGCCTTCCGCCGCAAGTTCAAGGCGCAGAGCATCCTGTTCTACTCGGCGATCGCGAGCCTGATCGTGCCCTCGATCATCACCTCGCTCGGCATCTCGCTTGAATTCCGCATCATCGACGACCTGATCAAGGCGCATTGGAACGAGAATTTCGAGACCTCGATGGGCCTGCTCACCTCCGGGCTCGGTGCGCACCTGACCTGGACGCTGCCGTTCGGCCTGCTCATCATGTTCGCGATCTTCAACCGCTTCGATCCGCGGCTCGAGGAAGCCGCGCGCGATCTCGGCGCGACGCCGTGGCAGACCTTCCGTCACGTCGTGCTGCCGATCATCCTGCCCTCGGTGATCGGTATCGGCCTGTTCGGCTTCACGCTGTCCTGGGACGAGCTCGCCCGCTCCAGCCAGGCGATCGGGGCGGTGAATACGTTGCCGCTGGATCTGCAGGGCCTCACCACCACCGTGACGAATCCTGACATCTATGCGCTCGGCACGGTGATCTCGGCGGTCTCGTTCACGGTGATCAGCCTTGCGCTCGGCACCATCCACATGCTCAACAAGCGCCAGGCGGCCAAGGGCTCGGACGCCGGCAAGGGACTCGTCTAAGGGGCTTGTCTGATCCGATGCGGCTGCACATCGTCAATCCCAACACCACCGCGTCGATGACGGCGAAGATCGCCGCTGCGGCGCGCAGCATCGCCCTGCCTGGCACGGTGATCGACGCGCGGCAGCCGACGATGGGCCCGGTCTCGATCGAGGGATTTTACGACGAAGCCTTCGCCGTCCCCGGCATGCTCGGCTGCATCCGCGAGGCTGATCGCGACGGCGCGGACGCTCACATCATCGCCTGCTTCGACGACACCGGACTCGACGCCGCGCGCGCCGCCGCAAAGACGCCGGTGATCGGCATTGGTGAAGCCGGCTTCCACATGGCGAGCCTGGTCGCCGCCCGCTTTGCCGTGGTGACGACTCTCAGCGTCTCCATCGTCCCGATCGAGCACAATCTGAAGAAGTATGGCCTGGCCGAACGCTGCACCCGCGTCCGTGCTGCCGAAGTCCCGGTGCTGGCACTCGAGGAGCGCAACACCGAAGCGCTCGCAAAAATCTCCGCGGAGATCACGGCCGCGATCCGTGACGACCGCACTGAGGCCATCGTGCTCGGCTGCGCCGGCATGGCCGATCTCGCCAGCGAACTCGCCGCCACGCACGGCCTGCCCGTGATTGACGGCGTCGCTGCGGCGGTGACGCTGGCGGAATCACTGGTGCGGCTGGGCCTGAAGACCTCCCGGCTCGGCCCCTATGCCGCGCCGCGCTCCAAAACCTATTCCGGGCCGTTTTCGCAATTTCAGCCCTGAACCATGCTCCTGTCGGGGCATTTGGGGGCCGCAAGGCCCGCTGAATACTGGTTTTTTTGCCCTCAGCCTCTTTTTGGTCCCATTCCTTGCGGAAATGTAACGCTTTCGGGACGCCCCGGTGGCCTCAGGGCTGCCGGTCTTCGCCACTCACCAAGTTTCAATTTGGGTTTTGTCAGCGATGATCGATCTCGCACAGGACACACCGTCCAACCCCCTTCTCCGTCTCGGCGCCCAGCCCATCGCGCTGACCGCCGCAGCGCTCCTGCTCCTGATCGCGGGGGTGACCTCGATCGCGATCTGGCGGGCCTATACCGGCGCAGCACCCGAGCCCGACCGGGTGGTGGCATCGCGGCAGCTCCAGGCGCGGACCGCCCAGGCGTCCGAGCAGCTCGTCGAGAAGACCAAGGGGCTGGAGGCGACCCAGCAGGAATCGATCGACCAGCTCCAGGTGGTGCAGGATCAGCTCCTGACCATGAAGCGGCTGATGGCGGCGCAGCAGGCCGACACCAAGCGTCTGTCCGAGCAGGTCGCATCGCTGAACGAGTCCATCGACGGCCTGCGGCAATCGTTTGCCAGCGCGCGAGCAACCGAGGTTGAAGCGCCCGCGGTTACCCGCAGGAAACCGGCCCGGCACCGCGTCCATGCCAGCGCGCGCAAGCGCTCCCGCGGCTAAACGGCCGCCACGGAGCCGGCCTTTAATTTCGCCACTTGTGAACTGGATCACATTCCTCCGGATGATTCCGCGCGATGCTCGCGGTCACCGGATGGCGTGAGCCGATTTCAATGTCCGGGGCTGGCAAGGTCGTTGACGGTATACTGCGTCAACGGCCTTGTTTTTTAGTGGGACGCTATTCGCAGACATCCACGCGGCGGGTACGCCAGCCCGCCGGCGTCATGACGCGCTTTCGCGCGACGTAACAGCCGCCATAGCCATCGTTGTATCCGGTACCATAGTAGTAGGGATCACCGTAATACGGGGAGCCGTAGCCATAATAGGCGCCGTAATAGCCAGCGCCGGCGAGACCCGCCCCGATTGCAACACCCGGCCAGAAGCCGCCGCCATGCCAATGGCCACCGTGGCCCCAGCCGCCACCATGGCCCCAGCCGCCATGTCCGAATCCCCGCGCCTGGGCCGCCTGCGGCGCCGACAGCCCGATTGCCGCGACGGCCAGCGCCACCATCATCATCCTGCGCAACATCACTCGATCCTCCGCGTGGACACGCTCCACGCATCAAAGCAGGACCAAGCTAACGTCACTTGGGCATTCCGGACAGCCACACTGTCTCACTTCCGCGCGAGCATTCAGCAGCCGCGGCAGATGCTCTTGAGCTTCTTGTCGAGCATGCGATTCTCGGCGTTGACGGCGGCATCGGCAGCCCCACCGGAGCCGGAGCCGGTGGTCACGCCGGAGCCCGGCCCGGATGATTGAGCCGTCCCGAGGCTGTTGGTGCCGGGCGGAGGAGCCGGCGAGTTGGCGACGCCTCCGGTCGACCCCGCAGAGCTTCCGGTAGAGCCTCCGGTCGATCCGGCAGAACCGCCGGTCGCCTGCGCGAAGGCGACGGCCGGCACCGCCGCGAGCGCGAAGATCAGGATCATGGCCTTGATTGAGGCGGTTGCGGACGATGCGGCCATCGGAAATTCTCCTTTACCGGTCAACCGCCGCCGCGAAGTCCAGTTCCGGAACAAATGCCGTCGCGTCAGCTTGAAAGCCGAGGAGACAAATCACCATGACCGATCGCGATCCCTTTGCGGAGGGCGAACGCGCCGCGCGCGACAACATTCCGGCTGAGGCCAATCCCTACCTCGACGGCAGCGACGACCATGCCCTGTGGGCCGCCGGCCACGAGAAGGCCGCAGGTGCGATCGAAGCGGCCGAATCCGAGGGGCGCTGACGCGCCGCTCCCGTGGCAGTTATACGGCAGCCACCATCTTCTCGGTCCGGTCCTCGACCATGGTCACGAACATGCTCTTCGTGGGCACCGCCGATCTGTACCCGACGGGCCGAGATCACGCGGCGGCCGCGCGCGGGATTGTCGATGTTGTCGACGATCGGCTCGAGCTGCTGCTGTAGACTTCTCCGCAACGGTCAGCGTGTCGGTGCCGCGCGCGAAGCGAACGAACTTCTTCAATAGATTGGTTCCGGCGGCGAGGCCGGGAGACGGCCGATGTGTCAACCGATCCGCTTCAGGCCCTTTGTGAAGCGCGGACCGTTGGCGACGTAGAATTTGGCCGCGCTTCCCATCTTCTGGACCTGGGCGTCGTCGAGCGTGCGGATCACGCGCGCCGGTGAGCCGATGATCAGGGAACGTTCAGGAAATTCCTTGCCCTCGGTGATGACGGAACCGGCCCCGACGATGCTGTTGCGGCCAATCCGGGCGCCGTTCATCACGATCGAGCCCATGCCGATCAACGCGCCCTCCTCGACGGTGCAGCCATGCAGGATGACGTTGTGGCCGACCGTGCAGTTCCGGCCGATGTGAAGCGGAAAGCCGAGATCGGTGTGGCAGGTCGAGCCGTCCTGCACATTGGCGCCCTCGCCGATTTCGATCCACTCATTGTCGCCGCGCAGCACGGCGCCGAACCAGACGCTCGCACCCGGCTTCAGGCGCACGCGGCCGATCACGGTGGCGGTCTCGGCGATGAAGTAATTGCCGTCGGCGGGGAGGTCGGGCGCCTGCCCGTCGAGCTCGTAGATCGCCATGGGGGTCTCCTGTCACGTCGACCTCAGCCATAGCGAAACGGCGGCGAAGAGGCAAAGGCCGCCCCCGCCGGACGGTCCTGCCGGGCGTCAGCCCAGGACGCCGGCCGCGCGCAGCGTCATCAGGAAGAAAGTGCCGCTCATCATGCTCCAGAAGCCGGCGATGAGGGTCGCCATCATCACGAACTCGGCACGGCGGCTTTCCACCCGCATGCCACGGAGCGTGTTGCGCATGATGATGAAGGGCGCGGCAAACACCAGGAACGGCACCGCCGCGAAGGTCTTCGGCGCCACGCCGTCCTGCAACAGGCCGAAGCCCGCGGGGCGCTGCGCCAGCGCCTGGTATCCGTTCACGAGCGCGCCCGCGAGCGCGAAACCAATGCAGATCGAGAAGAAGGTATTGAGAGCTTCAGGTGTCATTGGAACGGTCCGCCCTTACGCAACGCGAGGCCTTCCTGTGACAAATAGTGCTGGTTAACGCTACATTATCCTTAAGGGAGGGTTAACAGCGCTGCCCCTCACGCGCAGGGCCGTCCCCGCTCCCCGCAGCCGGGAACGCTGCGCGAAATCGCCGCCGCATGGCATATTCGCCGCTGATTCGTCGGCCACCGGCCGACGTCCGGCTCGACTTGCGCTAGCTCATGACGGTGTTTTCGGCAGCTCCCCTTAGGTCCCCCCGTACCCGCACCCGGGCGCACGTCGTCCCGATCGTGCTCGGCGGCATTGCCGCGGCATGCGCGGTTGGGCTCGTCGCCTATCTGCTGTGGCCAACCTGGGGCACCCGCGGCGCGAACGCCCCGGACAAGCTGCCGGTGAGCGTCGGCGGCACGTTGTTCAACCTGCCGACGACCGCGATCCGCATGAAGATCCAGCGGCACTCCGGACCGCAGGAGCGCATCGACCTCGACTTCCTCTATCCCTCGCTGGAACCGCCAGGCACGCCGAAGCACGTGACCGCCGACACGGTGGAAGCGGCGGTGCAATCGATCGACCGGATCTTCCTGTCGATCGCGGCCCATCACGATGCGCTCGCCCCCGAACAGCGGACAGCCACGATCTATCCGCGCTACCTCGACCAGGCCGCAGCGATGCCCGCGGACGGCCTGACGATGCGAATGTTCCGCACCGACACCCCTTACGGCAGCGAGGACCTCTATTCCGCTGCAAGCCCGGTGCTGACCGCACGCTGCACCCGCGATGCTGCGACGCCCGGCATGTGCCTGTCCGAACGCCGCATCGGCGGCGCCGACCTCACCTTCCGCTTTCCGCGCAGCTGGCTGTCGCAATGGCGTGACGTGGCGGATGCGATGGACAAGCTGACCGCGCAGCTGCGCGGGCCGAAGGGCTGAGCCGGCAACCTGCCCCTGCCGCGAGCTACCTAAAACAAAAACCGCGAAAACAACCCCATGCACAGTAGCCAAGTATCGGCAGCATCAAGCTATTTCGTATTTTTCGAATCATGCCTTGACCCGTCGGGCAAAACACGGGCATGATGTCATCATGGGGTGCCGACGAAGCGCCTTCACAGCCGACGCGAGAGTCAGTCGCGGAGCTTCTGCGCCCGGTAAAGGCTCGGCGTCGTCCCGGCCGACTTGCGGAACGCACGATTGAAATTGGCCTGCGACGAAAATCCGGTGGCATAGGCGATATCGACCAGCGGACGATCGCTGGTGGACAAGAGCCGCTTGGCGAGATCGAGACGTTGACGGCTGACATATTCATGCGGCGCGACTCCGGTCGCCGCCTTGAAGCTCCGCGAGAAATGCGCCGGGCTCATGCACGCCACCGATGCCAGATCCTTGACCGTGAAATCGCGCTCGACGGATGCATCGATGAACTCGGTCACGCGCGACAGCCGTTTGGCGTCGAGCGGCCTTTGACCGGCATTGAACTGCCGCAGCGTGACCGCGGTGGCCGAGTAGCTGTGCACCAGATGGGCTGACAACGCGCGCCCCAGGCTTTCGATCAGGAGCCGGCCGGTGGAGGTCTCCTGTTCGAGTTCGGCCAGGATCCGGTCCGCGACATGCTCGATGAACATGTCCTGATCGATGGTCTCATAGCGGATCGAGATTCCCGACGGATCGATGTCGAGATCCCTGAGCATGGTGTCGTCGAACGGCTTGCCCGGAAGGAAGAGATGCAAACATTCCTGCATCTGGTTCTCGACCCGGATGAAGTCCTCACGGATGCCGGCCGGGCAAAGCCACACGGTGCCCTTTCTGCCGAAGGTGCGCTGCCGCATGCCGGCGCCTTCGCGGTCGACGACCGAGCTGCCACGGAGCAGGATTGCGATCTCGGTGTCGCGCGGCAATTGCGGTGGCAGGTCGCCGGGCTCATGGCTCCATCGCTCGGCGAGGAGATGCGACCACCGCCGGTCGTTGGACGTCTGAAGCATTCTGCCGGTCACATATTTATCGACAGAGTTGCCAAGCATACCCATCGTGAATCTCCGCCAGATAGCGCGACGTGGTGGCAACGGTATTGCTAAGTCCGGCAATAACCATGCCAGAGATCCGACCAGCCGTCCACGGGCCGAGAGCAGTCCGGGACAACAACACCGCACGTTTGGAAAAGCCAGGGCGTGCCCGGGCGCCGCATGCTCGGCGCCGTCTTGAATCAGGAGGCGGAGAGATCCATGGCCCGAACCACGGTAATAGGCGCGTGCCCCCACGATTGCCCGGACACCT encodes:
- a CDS encoding helix-turn-helix domain-containing protein; this encodes MGMLGNSVDKYVTGRMLQTSNDRRWSHLLAERWSHEPGDLPPQLPRDTEIAILLRGSSVVDREGAGMRQRTFGRKGTVWLCPAGIREDFIRVENQMQECLHLFLPGKPFDDTMLRDLDIDPSGISIRYETIDQDMFIEHVADRILAELEQETSTGRLLIESLGRALSAHLVHSYSATAVTLRQFNAGQRPLDAKRLSRVTEFIDASVERDFTVKDLASVACMSPAHFSRSFKAATGVAPHEYVSRQRLDLAKRLLSTSDRPLVDIAYATGFSSQANFNRAFRKSAGTTPSLYRAQKLRD
- a CDS encoding ABC transporter permease, encoding MKEGRPRSFYVLAIFFAAYVLFLYGPMIAIYVLSFQGPQGGLTFPMNGVSTFWIAKLFQGTGIVDLGAAFRRSLLLGIIVMTVTVVLSVAAGMAFRRKFKAQSILFYSAIASLIVPSIITSLGISLEFRIIDDLIKAHWNENFETSMGLLTSGLGAHLTWTLPFGLLIMFAIFNRFDPRLEEAARDLGATPWQTFRHVVLPIILPSVIGIGLFGFTLSWDELARSSQAIGAVNTLPLDLQGLTTTVTNPDIYALGTVISAVSFTVISLALGTIHMLNKRQAAKGSDAGKGLV
- a CDS encoding DUF6949 family protein, with product MTPEALNTFFSICIGFALAGALVNGYQALAQRPAGFGLLQDGVAPKTFAAVPFLVFAAPFIIMRNTLRGMRVESRRAEFVMMATLIAGFWSMMSGTFFLMTLRAAGVLG
- a CDS encoding aspartate/glutamate racemase family protein: MRLHIVNPNTTASMTAKIAAAARSIALPGTVIDARQPTMGPVSIEGFYDEAFAVPGMLGCIREADRDGADAHIIACFDDTGLDAARAAAKTPVIGIGEAGFHMASLVAARFAVVTTLSVSIVPIEHNLKKYGLAERCTRVRAAEVPVLALEERNTEALAKISAEITAAIRDDRTEAIVLGCAGMADLASELAATHGLPVIDGVAAAVTLAESLVRLGLKTSRLGPYAAPRSKTYSGPFSQFQP
- a CDS encoding gamma carbonic anhydrase family protein; translated protein: MAIYELDGQAPDLPADGNYFIAETATVIGRVRLKPGASVWFGAVLRGDNEWIEIGEGANVQDGSTCHTDLGFPLHIGRNCTVGHNVILHGCTVEEGALIGMGSIVMNGARIGRNSIVGAGSVITEGKEFPERSLIIGSPARVIRTLDDAQVQKMGSAAKFYVANGPRFTKGLKRIG